In the genome of Ferrovibrio terrae, the window GCAGATAGCCACGATCGGTCCGGACGACGTTCTGGTCGCAATCGCCTTCCCGCCGTATTCGCGACCTGTCGTCGATATCGTGCTCGATGCCTATGTCAGCGGCCGCAAGGTGCTGGCCATCACCGATGGCCCGGGCAGCCCGCTGGCCAGCAACTCGCAGCTACAGCTTTACGTCGATGCTGGCGCGGCGTCGGCCTTCCAGCCCATCTCGGGCGCCATCGGTCTGGTGCAGACGGTCATTACGGCGTTGAACTGGAGCAAGGCGGGTTAGGAAAGTCCCAGACAGGGACTGATGCACCGTTTGGTGCGGATGAAATGAAAAGGCCGGCCGCCACTTAAGTGACTGACCGGCCTTTTAAAAGAATGGTGCGCTCGAAGAGATTCGAACTCCTGACCCCCAGATTCGTAGTCTGGTGCTCTATCCAGCTGAGCTACGAGCGCGCACGTCGCGGTACCGCGACGGGGGCGGAACCTACTCAATTCACCGGGACCGCGCAAGGCCCAAGCCCGGAATACTGCCCTGCCGTGCAAGCCTCGGATTCTACAGGCAGATGACGCTTGCGGGCAGGTATGCCGACCCCTAGAATGTCACGGTCTGCAGAAGGTCCGCCACGGCAGTTCCCGTCAGGCTGACTCATGCAGCGGGGGGCCCCTACCAGGCCAGCAGACGTCAGAACAATTAACGCGAGACCGCGCGGCATGGCACATCCAGTTCGTAATCCGGCGTACAAGCGCCGAATTCTGGCTTCGGCGAGCACCCTTACCCTCGCCCTGCTGCTGTCGGGCTGCTCTTACGTCAGCGATGAGCTGTGGCCTTCGCTCACTGCGGCGGACCCGGCAGGCACCCAGCCGATCGCGCGCCAGCAAATCCCGGCCTCGGCTGCGGAAGCCAATCCGAATCCGACGCTCAGCCCCGGCCCGCAAGCCCAGCCGAGCATGGGCAACACTAATTTTGTCGTTCCGGGCGTGACTCAGGCTCCCTCCACCGGCACTTTCGTCGGCCAGAAGGTGCAGCAGATGCGCGGTGAGCTGTCGCAGCTCCAGCAGCAGGTCACCCAGCGTAACCAGCAGCTGCAGGGCGTTCGCACCAGCGCGACGCAGAATTCGCAGCGCTATCACGGCACTGTCGCAGCGGTCTCGACCCGCCTGCAGATGGGCACCACGCCTGGCAATCCGATCCTGGTCAGCCAGTGGACCCAGGCACAGACCGATCTCGACCGCATGGCTGCCGATGTCGGCAACCTGAGCAACCTTGCCAACCAGGTCGCTGCCGATTCCGCGATGTCGACCTATCTGCTGCAGTCGATCAAATCGACCTACAGCCTGCAGGGCGCCATCGACGAAGACCATCGCCAGCTCTCGGTGCTGGAAGACGAAACCTCGAAGACCGTGGTGCTGATCGACCGCCTGCTCGGCGAGCTGAGCACCGATGTCGCGCGCCAGAGCAACTATATCGGTGCCGAGCGCGCCAATCTGACCACGCTGTCGGCTGCCATCAAGCAGGGTGAACTGCTCGGTCCGGGCCTCGGCAACCGTGCCAACTTCTACGCCGGTTCGCAGCAGTTTGCCGCCGCCGACGCTGCCACGGCGCCCTTTACCGCCGGTGGCCGCACGCCGCTGGTGGTGATCCGCTTCGACCGCGCTGACGTGCCCTATCAGCAGGCGCTGTACAACGCTGTTTCGCAGGCGCTGGCCCGCAAGCCGAATGCCGTGTTCGACGTGGTGGCTGTCGCCGCCAGCGGCACGCAGGCGCAGACCGCCAGCAACCAGAACCAGGCCCGCCGCAACGCCGACCGCGTTCTGCGTTCGCTGGCCGATATGGGCCTGCCGGCCAGCCGGGTGAACGTCTCGGCCGGTGGCACAGGCCAGGCCGGCGCCAACGAGGTTCAGGTCTTCGTCCGCTAAGCCGCTCTCTTCGAGCGCAACAAAAAAGCCCGGCTTCTCAGCCGGGCTTTTTCTTTGAGGCTGATGCCTCCTGACACTACTGCCAGGAGACCGCCGTCAGATCGTTGACGAAGATCGGTGCATTCACCCAGAAGCCCGTCAGGCCCGGCTTGTACACGCCCAGACGCGGCAGGTTGTAGAGGTAGACGTTGACCGCATCGTCAGCCAGCAGGCGCTGCAGGTCCTGCAGCGCCTTGGTGCGCTCGGCCTTGTCCAGCGTCGAGTTGATCTTGGCGATCAGGTCTTTGGCCTTCTGGTTGTCATACTGATAGTAGTATTCCGGCTCCGCATACTTCACGAAGTCGTTCGGCTCGACATGACTGATCACCGTCAGGTCGAAATTCTTGTTCTTGAAGGTGCCGTCGAGCCACTGTGCCCATTCGACATTTTCGATCTTGGCATTGATGCCGACCTGACTCAGCATGGCCTGCACCACCTCGCCGATCGGCCGCGCATAGGGCGGCGGCGGCAGACGCAGCGTGACTTCCAGGTTGTTGACGCCAGCTTCCTTCAGCAGTGCCTTCGCCTTGGCCGGGTCATAGGGATACTGCTTGGTGAGATCGACATAAGCCGGATCATGCGGTGGGAAATGGCTGCCGATCCGTTTGCCGTAACCGGCCGCGGCAGCCTCGATCACTGCATCGCGGTCGATCGCCAGGGTCAGTGCCCGACGCACGCGCACGTCGTCAAACGGCTTGCGCTTGTTGTTAATGACCAGCATCGTCTCGCCTTCGGTCGAACCCGCGGTCACCTTGAAACGCTTGTCCTTTTCGAACTCGCGTACGTTCTCGCCGGTGATGCCGATCGGCACAGCATCGATGTCGCCGGCACGCATCGCGGCAACCAAAGCACCCTGATCGCTGATGAAGCGTATCTTCACCGACTTGATCTTCACGGCGCCTGCATTGCGGTAGGTGTCGTTCGCCGTCAGCGTGACCGAATCGCCCTTCACCCAGTTTTCCAGCTTGTAGGGACCGGTGCCAACAGGCTTGGTCGCATTGCTGTCGCTCGATTCCGCCGCCGTGATCACGGCAGTATTCTCGCCGAGATTGAACAGGAAAATCGGATCGGGATTCTTCAGCGCAATCGTCACGGTCTGCGCATCGGGAGTCGCGATCGAAGCGATGTTGGTGAACACCGCCTTGCGCTTGTTGGTGCTCTTCTCGCCGGCATATTTCTCGAACGAGAATTTCACGTCGGCGGAGTCAAAGGCCGTGCCGTCGTTGAACTTGACGCCCGGCTTCAGCTTGAAGGTGAAGCTCTTCATGTCGGGCGAGACGGTCCAGCTGTCGGCCAGGAGCGGCTGCACCTCGCCGTTTTCGGCGATCTTGGTCAGGCCCTCGAAGATATTGTAATGCACCACCTCGCCGATCGCGGCGGCCGGCGCAATGGTGGGATCAAGACCAGGCGGCTCCAGCGTCATCGCCATCACCAGCGAAGTCTTGCCTTGTGCGACGGCCTGGCCGCCGACAAGCGATGCCGCCGTCACACCCAGTGCGGCCGCGAATAGTTTCCAACCCTGCATGAGTCCCTCCTCAGAATTTTCCCGCCGCCGCCAGTACGTCGCGGGCAGATTGCAGTTGCCCCAACGGCTCGGCGGCCCAGACGCCGCGCGCCACCGCACGGGCAACGCAATCGGCGGCTATGCTGCCAACCCTGGCAATCAGCCAGGACCGGTCAGCGGCACCTGGTCCATCCTGCCACGTCGCTGTGGCCAGGGCAAAGAGCGTATCGCCATCAAACGGCGTATGGACCGGCCGCACGGCGCGCGCCAACCCGTCATGCGCCATGGCCAAAACGTGCCGCAAATTCGTTTTGTCGAGCGCGGCATTGGTCGCGATGACGCCGATACAGGTATGACTGCCCTCCGCGGGCCCGGCGATACGGGATTCGGTGGCCAGACCAAGATCGACGCCATCCGTAGCGAATGGCAATCCGCCAAACTCGCCATTCTGCTCAAAGGGCGCGGCCCAGAAACTGCGGTTGCCGGGCGTCAGCACACTGCCGACGGAATTCACTGCCACCATCGCAGCAACCACCAGGCCGTCCTGCTCTACCCAGGATGCGCTGCCCAGCCCGCCCTTGATCAGGCCAGCCATGGCGCCATAGCCAGCCCCGACATTGCCAAGCGGAAAGGCCGCGGCGGCGGCGTTGCAGGCCTGCAGCCCGAGCCGGCGATACGGCGGTTCGGCACCCCAGTTCTTGGCGCCGCCATTGTGCAGATCGAACAGGATGGCGGCCGGCACGATGGGCACAATATGGCCACGCACATCCACGCCGCGTTTGCGTTCGGCCAGCCACTGCATCACGCCGGACGCCGCATCCAGGCCAAAGGCGGAGCCACCCGACAGGCAGATCGCATCCACCGCCTGCGCCGTGGCTTCCGGACGCAGCAGATCGGTTTCACGGGTCCCGGAGCCGCCGCCCCGCACATCGACCGAACAGGCCGCGCGCCGCTCCGGCAGCACGACCGTGACGCCGGAGCGCAGGCCTTGATCGGCGACATGACCGACCAGAAGGCCGGGCACGTCAGTCAGGAGATTGAGCGGCCCGGCTTTTCCCATGGATTACAGATTCTCCGCTTTTGGCCCCTTGTTGAGCGGGTAGCCATAGACCTTGTCGAGCGGCATCGCGGCCGGATCGACTGCATGCACGGCCAGCTTGCCGCCCATGCAGGCGCCCTCGAAGCTGCCGACATTCAGCCCAGTGTAAATCCAGTCGCCAGCGATCACCAGATTGGCGAAACCTGAATCCCAGGCCTTGAGGCGATACTTGGTGCTGCCCGGCGGCGAGGTGACGTAGCGCTCGGTCGGATCGATATTCGGCTTCCAGAACTGCTGGCCCAGCCGCGCGACACCCAGCGTCTTGGCATCGTCATACGGGCATACCAACTGGCCGAAATCGAAACCGATCTGATCGCCTGGCGGGTTGACGGCATTGGTGGTTGATTTCGGCAGCAACGCCCC includes:
- a CDS encoding P1 family peptidase, with amino-acid sequence MGKAGPLNLLTDVPGLLVGHVADQGLRSGVTVVLPERRAACSVDVRGGGSGTRETDLLRPEATAQAVDAICLSGGSAFGLDAASGVMQWLAERKRGVDVRGHIVPIVPAAILFDLHNGGAKNWGAEPPYRRLGLQACNAAAAAFPLGNVGAGYGAMAGLIKGGLGSASWVEQDGLVVAAMVAVNSVGSVLTPGNRSFWAAPFEQNGEFGGLPFATDGVDLGLATESRIAGPAEGSHTCIGVIATNAALDKTNLRHVLAMAHDGLARAVRPVHTPFDGDTLFALATATWQDGPGAADRSWLIARVGSIAADCVARAVARGVWAAEPLGQLQSARDVLAAAGKF
- a CDS encoding ABC transporter substrate-binding protein: MQGWKLFAAALGVTAASLVGGQAVAQGKTSLVMAMTLEPPGLDPTIAPAAAIGEVVHYNIFEGLTKIAENGEVQPLLADSWTVSPDMKSFTFKLKPGVKFNDGTAFDSADVKFSFEKYAGEKSTNKRKAVFTNIASIATPDAQTVTIALKNPDPIFLFNLGENTAVITAAESSDSNATKPVGTGPYKLENWVKGDSVTLTANDTYRNAGAVKIKSVKIRFISDQGALVAAMRAGDIDAVPIGITGENVREFEKDKRFKVTAGSTEGETMLVINNKRKPFDDVRVRRALTLAIDRDAVIEAAAAGYGKRIGSHFPPHDPAYVDLTKQYPYDPAKAKALLKEAGVNNLEVTLRLPPPPYARPIGEVVQAMLSQVGINAKIENVEWAQWLDGTFKNKNFDLTVISHVEPNDFVKYAEPEYYYQYDNQKAKDLIAKINSTLDKAERTKALQDLQRLLADDAVNVYLYNLPRLGVYKPGLTGFWVNAPIFVNDLTAVSWQ